A window from Bacillota bacterium encodes these proteins:
- a CDS encoding biotin transporter BioY: MMTVALFIALLTALGYVNIPLPFSPVPLTGQTFGVMLAGMLLGSRLGFITLLLFDLTGVIFPVFAGATGGLGKLLGPTGGYILSWPLAAAVIGLITERSSHPGWIRLFLANIAGGVIVVYSLGVIQLSLVTGIGLIPAAIQGALPFIPGDLIKCGVAAAAGLRLRQAYPSIIARSSQSQARN; this comes from the coding sequence ATGATGACCGTAGCCTTGTTTATCGCTCTGCTCACAGCTTTAGGTTACGTAAACATCCCCCTGCCCTTCAGCCCCGTTCCCCTTACCGGTCAAACCTTCGGCGTGATGTTGGCCGGTATGCTGTTGGGAAGTCGCCTGGGCTTTATTACTCTATTGTTGTTCGATCTTACCGGTGTAATCTTCCCGGTGTTTGCCGGAGCCACCGGAGGTTTAGGCAAACTGCTGGGCCCCACCGGCGGCTATATTCTAAGCTGGCCCTTGGCGGCAGCAGTCATCGGCCTCATTACCGAGCGCAGCTCACATCCCGGCTGGATCCGTCTTTTCCTGGCTAATATCGCCGGCGGCGTTATCGTCGTTTATTCCCTGGGTGTAATCCAGTTGTCTCTTGTTACCGGCATCGGCCTGATCCCTGCCGCTATTCAAGGGGCTCTGCCTTTTATCCCCGGCGATCTGATTAAATGCGGTGTGGCCGCAGCCGCCGGTCTGCGCCTGCGGCAGGCCTATCCAAGTATCATCGCCCGGTCTTCTCAGTCTCAAGCCCGCAACTAA
- a CDS encoding ABC transporter ATP-binding protein → MIQVEFRRATKIFRTGGKEVVALTDISFKVRPGEFWTIIGPSGSGKTTLLRCLAGFEVLTAGGVYLAGHRVSAPGRDRMMVFQDLNQLFPWRTVLGNVVLALRLAGQGKSSAERQSLALSYLDLMGLAEYANFYPHQLSGGMKQRVAIARALGVKPAVLLMDEPFGSLDAITRSSLQKELLRIWHETGVTIVFVTHNIEEALLLADRIMVLARGGTMRAVVKNTLARPRSVEDAAFAATWQHLHNLLEPSGCREEPDSTPLRSLEPRPVAQPISQASL, encoded by the coding sequence ATGATACAGGTGGAGTTCCGGCGCGCAACTAAAATTTTTCGAACCGGCGGCAAGGAAGTGGTGGCCCTAACTGACATCAGTTTTAAGGTTCGGCCGGGTGAATTCTGGACTATTATCGGGCCGTCCGGATCCGGCAAAACCACCCTGCTGCGCTGCTTGGCTGGATTTGAAGTCCTAACGGCCGGAGGAGTTTACCTGGCCGGCCACAGAGTTTCTGCCCCGGGGCGAGATCGGATGATGGTCTTTCAAGACTTAAATCAGCTCTTTCCCTGGCGGACTGTGCTGGGTAATGTTGTCCTGGCTCTTAGGCTAGCCGGACAGGGGAAGAGCTCCGCTGAGCGGCAAAGTCTGGCTCTAAGTTATCTCGATCTCATGGGTCTGGCCGAATACGCCAATTTCTATCCCCACCAACTTTCCGGCGGCATGAAACAACGGGTGGCCATTGCCCGGGCCCTAGGTGTAAAGCCGGCCGTACTTCTTATGGATGAACCCTTCGGCAGCCTGGATGCTATCACCCGTTCCAGCCTACAGAAAGAATTGCTCCGCATCTGGCACGAAACCGGCGTAACCATTGTCTTTGTCACCCACAACATCGAAGAAGCCCTGCTGTTGGCCGATCGAATTATGGTCCTGGCTCGCGGCGGTACCATGCGGGCAGTAGTTAAAAACACGCTGGCCCGGCCCCGCAGCGTTGAAGATGCCGCCTTTGCCGCCACCTGGCAGCACTTGCACAACCTGCTAGAGCCATCCGGCTGCCGAGAAGAGCCCGACAGTACACCACTGCGCAGCCTGGAACCTCGGCCCGTGGCCCAGCCAATAAGCCAGGCATCTCTATGA